In Vanessa cardui chromosome 28, ilVanCard2.1, whole genome shotgun sequence, one genomic interval encodes:
- the LOC124541624 gene encoding zinc finger protein 59-like: MKLSKDVNSYKALKTSSIVACDFCDKKFNNRYDSIVHNASHIIIPLWTQTLYKCNICDIYTTTIEDIESHNAIKHPPKPINGIKKETILTEYNNEMKLEINGDEGLVESKTIQNEPIRNRLKFEEDILSSNGLIQDLVTQCKVNIQLMDPPWSYQSMKFNDCNNTSVFNEEFLKRDFSDLSKNTQEPEYTCIDYTSLMKPGIFNCKYCSKSYPNRFSLIKHEINHIKIIKGKPILCLYCDRFIAGNYKTLNVHIAKRHPNVKAKKFKTFICKRCGLRFRKYKRHVRNYHVYDCLECGLEFNSAEQNANHLNTCKCPKNKTKLLKVCDLCYSFMKRRINLIYCLMGDTDNELGVRYPCDNCGRKYFVLKLVKRIQKERKCCYREQRKTTNEDRLKNIQHRLKRLNLLNKF; this comes from the exons ATGAAACTTAGTAAAGATGTAAATTCCTATAAAGCTTTGAAGACATCTAGTATTGTGGCTTGTGATTTCTGTGATAAGAAGTTTAATAATAG atATGATAGTATAGTTCATAATGCATCACACATTATAATTCCTCTGTGGACTCAGACATTATACAAATGCAATATTTGTGACATCTACACAACAACTATTGAGGATATAGAAAGTCATAACGCTATTAAACACCCTCCAAAACCAATCAATGGAATAAAAAAGGAAACAATATTAACAGAAtataacaatgaaatgaaaCTAGAGATAAATGGAGACGAGGGATTGGTTGAAAGCAAGACGATTCAAAACGAACCAATCAGGAACAGGCTTAAATTCGAAGAAGATATTTTAAGCTCCAACGGTTTAATACAAGACTTGGTAACGCAATGTAAGGTAAATATTCAGTTAATGGATCCCCCGTGGTCCTACCAGTCtatgaaattcaatgattgtAATAATACAAGTGTTTTCAATGAGGAGTTTCTCAAGAGAGACTTCAGTGATCTGTCAAAGAATACTCAGGAGCCAGAATATACATGCATAGATTATACAAGTTTGATGAAACCGGGGATTttcaattgtaaatattgttcTAAGTCATATCCAAACAG ATTCTCGTTAATAAAACACGAgataaatcacattaaaataataaaagggaAACCGATACTGTGTCTATACTGTGATAGATTTATCGCTGGCAACTATAAGACGTTGAACGTGCACATAGCGAAACGTCACCCAAACGTCAAGGCGAAGAAGTTCAAGACGTTTATTTGCAAACGCTGTGGGTTGAGGTTCAGGAAATATAAGAGACACGTGAGGAACTACCATGTGTACGATTGCCTCGAGTGTGGTCTGGAGTTCAACAGTGCAGAGCAAAATGCCAATCATTTGAATACGTGCAAGTGCCCAAAAAACAAGACAAAGTTGCTGAAAGTCTGTGATTTGTGTTACTCGTTCATGAAGCGACGGATAAATTTGATCTATTGCCTAATGGGTGATACAGATAACGAATTAGGTGTACGGTATCCCTGTGATAACTGTGGTAGGAAATATTTCGTGCTTAAATTGGTGAAACGTATACAGAAGGAACGGAAGTGCTGTTACAGGGAACAGAGGAAGACTACGAACGAGGATAGGTTGAAGAATATACAGCATCGTCTGAAAAGATTAAATCTCTTGAATAAGTTCTAA